The DNA sequence GATTTTTAAATTTAAAAAGGAAAGATATGAACACGACTTATATTACGACTCCGATTTATTACGTAAACGACGTGCCGCACATCGGGCATGCCTACACGACCGTGATAGCAGATACCATAGCGAGATTTGCGAGGCTAAAGGGCGATGATACGTATTTTATGACCGGTACCGACGAGCACGGGCAAAAGATCGAGCAAGCCGCCGCAAAAAAGGGCTATACGCCCCAAGCCTACGCCGATGAGATAAGCGCGAAATTTAGGGAGCTGTGGGATAAATTTGAGATCAGCTACGATCATTTTATCCGCACGACCGACGACTATCACAAGCTCACGGCGCAAAACGCATTTCTGAAAATGTATCAAAAAGGCGATATCTACAAGGGTGAATACGAGGGATACTACTGCGTTAGCTGCGAGAGTTTTTTTACGCAGACGCAGCTTTTGGAGGACGAGAGGTGTCCTGACTGCGGCAGACCGACGAATTTGGTAAAAGAGGAGAGCTATTTTTTCAAACTTTCAAAATACCAAGATGCGCTGCTAAAGTGGTACGAGGAGAATGAGGACTGTATCGTGCCGCGCGGCAAGAAAAACGAGGTCGTGAGCTTCGTAAAAGGCGGCCTGCGCGACCTCTCGATCACGCGCACGAGCTTTGAATGGGGTATCAAGCTGCCTGCGAGCCTAAACGAACCAAGGCACGTGATGTACGTCTGGCTAGACGCGCTCATAAACTACCTAAGCACGCTTGGCTACACGCGCGGCGATGACAAGATGAACTACTGGAAAGGCGCGACGCATATAGTCGGCAAGGATATTTTGCGCTTTCACGCGGTGTACTGGCCGGCGTTTTTGATGAGCCTTGATCTGCCGCTGCCTCGCTGCGTCGCAGCTCACGGCTGGTGGACGAGAGACGGCGAAAAGATGAGCAAAAGCAAGGGCAACGTCATCAACCCAAGCGAAGTCGCAGACGCATACGGACTGGAAAATTTCCGCTACTTTATGCTACGCGAAGTGCCGTTTGGACAGGACGGAGACTTCTCGCAAAAAGCTATGATCGAGCGCATAAACTCCGAGCTTAGCAACGATCTTGGCAATCTTTTAAGTCGTATAGTCGGCATGAGCGAAAAATACTCGGACTTTGAGATAAAGGGCGAAAATTTACGCAAATTTTACGGCGAGGTTTTAGATAGCGGCAACGAATACCTTCAAAATGCTATCAAAAATTTAGAGAGTTTCGCCACGAACCGCTACCTCGAGGAGCTCTTTAAGGCGCTAACGCTCGCAAACGCGTCGATAGCTAAATTTGAACCGTGGAATCTAATGAAAAACGGCAAAAAAGACGAAGCAAATGCGCTC is a window from the Campylobacter massiliensis genome containing:
- the metG gene encoding methionine--tRNA ligase is translated as MNTTYITTPIYYVNDVPHIGHAYTTVIADTIARFARLKGDDTYFMTGTDEHGQKIEQAAAKKGYTPQAYADEISAKFRELWDKFEISYDHFIRTTDDYHKLTAQNAFLKMYQKGDIYKGEYEGYYCVSCESFFTQTQLLEDERCPDCGRPTNLVKEESYFFKLSKYQDALLKWYEENEDCIVPRGKKNEVVSFVKGGLRDLSITRTSFEWGIKLPASLNEPRHVMYVWLDALINYLSTLGYTRGDDKMNYWKGATHIVGKDILRFHAVYWPAFLMSLDLPLPRCVAAHGWWTRDGEKMSKSKGNVINPSEVADAYGLENFRYFMLREVPFGQDGDFSQKAMIERINSELSNDLGNLLSRIVGMSEKYSDFEIKGENLRKFYGEVLDSGNEYLQNAIKNLESFATNRYLEELFKALTLANASIAKFEPWNLMKNGKKDEANALVSLCANLLARVAVLLSPAMPRTCEKIAQTLGFEISTATYKKIILNNEILDFKAQKTQPLFPKIEKELMATAVPSVSEPAKTAAAPQEKSDAKIKIDDFKKCVIKVGTVLECSNIEGSEKLLKFKIDLGEEQPRQILSGIAKFYAPADLIGKQVCVLANLKPAKIFGHISEGMILSAEDGSLCLIAPMAAVKNGSEIG